A genomic window from Megalobrama amblycephala isolate DHTTF-2021 linkage group LG2, ASM1881202v1, whole genome shotgun sequence includes:
- the LOC125263574 gene encoding CD48 antigen-like isoform X1 produces MIVELHHVEIIYERTFDKWKMICSTNLFCLCVLVMNGVSGVYSDEVKSVMEGDSVSLNTDVTEIQRDDQILWMFGPRETRIAQIFKQINDMFDSNEIFVDRLQMDSQTGSLTIRNIRSEHSGLYKLTIIRNKGTSYKRFNVTVYAPLPIPVITSNSSNCSSSSSRSSVSRCSLVCSAVNVSHVTLSWYKGNSLLSSISVSDLSISLSLPLEVEYQDKNTYSCVINNPISNQTKHLDNTQLCHTCEGSPPANKFLAAFISTVVLLVLTGVTCFLYGKYKRAAQKEKVFEPCVNAEPTAQAEEQEVQYAETGFFRQNEQKKKPNGTEEVIYSSVAI; encoded by the exons ATGATCGTTGAATTGCACCATGTTGAAATTATATATGAGAGGACATTTGATAAGTGGAAAATGATTTGCAGCACAAATTTATTCTGTCTTTGTGTATTGGTCATGAATG GTGTGTCTGGTGTTTATTCAGATGAAGTGaagtcagtgatggagggagattctgtctCTCTAAACACTGATGTTACTGAAATACAGAGAGATGATCAGATACTGTGGATGTTTGGACCCCGAGAGACTCGTATAGCTCAAATATTTAAGCAGATCAATGATATGTTTGACAGTAATGAGATATTTGTAGACAGACTCCAGATGGACagtcaaactggatctctgaccatcagaAACATCAGATCTGAACACTCTGGACTTTATAAACTAACAATCATCAGAAACAAAGGAACTTCATACAAGAGATTCAATGTTACTGTCtacg CTCCTCTTCCCATTCCTGTCATCACCAGTAACTCCTCAAActgttcatcatcatcatcaagaTCATCAGTGTCCAGATGTTCactggtgtgttcagctgtgaatgtgagtcatgtgactctctcctggtacaaaggaaacagtttattgtccagcatcagtgtgtctgatctcagcatcagtctctctctacctctggaggtggaatatcaggataaaaacacctacagctgtgtgatcaacaatcccatcagcaaccagaccAAACATCTGGACAACACTCagctctgtcacacatgtgaag GATCTCCTCCTGCAAATAAATTCCttgcagcatttatttctaCTGTAGTTCTGCTTGTTCTCACGGGTGTGACATGCTTTCTTTACGGGAAGTACAAAAGAGCAGCACAAAAAG AAAAGGTTTTTGAGCCATGTGTGAATGCAGAGCCAACAGCCCAGGCAGAAGAGCAAGAGGTACAATACGCTGAAACAGGATTCTTTagacaaaatgaacaaaaaaag AAACCTAACGGGACAGAGGAAGTGATATACTCCAGTGTCGCCATATGA
- the LOC125263574 gene encoding CD48 antigen-like isoform X2, protein MIVELHHVEIIYERTFDKWKMICSTNLFCLCVLVMNGVSGVYSDEVKSVMEGDSVSLNTDVTEIQRDDQILWMFGPRETRIAQIFKQINDMFDSNEIFVDRLQMDSQTGSLTIRNIRSEHSGLYKLTIIRNKGTSYKRFNVTVYAPLPIPVITSNSSNCSSSSSRSSVSRCSLVCSAVNVSHVTLSWYKGNSLLSSISVSDLSISLSLPLEVEYQDKNTYSCVINNPISNQTKHLDNTQLCHTCEGSPPANKFLAAFISTVVLLVLTGVTCFLYGKYKRAAQKEKVFEPCVNAEPTAQAEEQEKPNGTEEVIYSSVAI, encoded by the exons ATGATCGTTGAATTGCACCATGTTGAAATTATATATGAGAGGACATTTGATAAGTGGAAAATGATTTGCAGCACAAATTTATTCTGTCTTTGTGTATTGGTCATGAATG GTGTGTCTGGTGTTTATTCAGATGAAGTGaagtcagtgatggagggagattctgtctCTCTAAACACTGATGTTACTGAAATACAGAGAGATGATCAGATACTGTGGATGTTTGGACCCCGAGAGACTCGTATAGCTCAAATATTTAAGCAGATCAATGATATGTTTGACAGTAATGAGATATTTGTAGACAGACTCCAGATGGACagtcaaactggatctctgaccatcagaAACATCAGATCTGAACACTCTGGACTTTATAAACTAACAATCATCAGAAACAAAGGAACTTCATACAAGAGATTCAATGTTACTGTCtacg CTCCTCTTCCCATTCCTGTCATCACCAGTAACTCCTCAAActgttcatcatcatcatcaagaTCATCAGTGTCCAGATGTTCactggtgtgttcagctgtgaatgtgagtcatgtgactctctcctggtacaaaggaaacagtttattgtccagcatcagtgtgtctgatctcagcatcagtctctctctacctctggaggtggaatatcaggataaaaacacctacagctgtgtgatcaacaatcccatcagcaaccagaccAAACATCTGGACAACACTCagctctgtcacacatgtgaag GATCTCCTCCTGCAAATAAATTCCttgcagcatttatttctaCTGTAGTTCTGCTTGTTCTCACGGGTGTGACATGCTTTCTTTACGGGAAGTACAAAAGAGCAGCACAAAAAG AAAAGGTTTTTGAGCCATGTGTGAATGCAGAGCCAACAGCCCAGGCAGAAGAGCAAGAG AAACCTAACGGGACAGAGGAAGTGATATACTCCAGTGTCGCCATATGA
- the LOC125263555 gene encoding opioid-binding protein/cell adhesion molecule homolog — MERSFLFLFLCLSCGALDAEANEMKTVSVMEGDFNTHSLTTPKIVRKYQPCSPERSARSKCVLECSARNAPDATLTWYNGSSVFSIIKISNLNIDPSLCLEVEYQDKNTYNCVLSNLISSRTKHLNINELCQSCSPTTHTQVSVKEGDSVTLHSNFTNIQLKDQILWMFGPREFLIAEILKTHVYIFGYDDNGRLIDRLQLDSQTGDLTITNTSKEISGVYKLQINNESSTCWSFNVTVCEPLPSPHISNHSTHCPSSGSECVLECSVENVTNVNLSWYEGNSLLSNIIVSDVNYLCLNLDYKDNGNYSCVVSNSFINETKNLIISELCSEQNNNHIVEICLGALALVIVIVSVGVGFCLHKHRQTSQKDAGCQTATSQNSPPEASNNATDSNTGNEQQPLIDRLPLQSIPLCCTHLQSTHQDL; from the exons ATGGAACGCTCGtttcttttcctgtttttatgtcTTTCCTGTg GTGCTTTAGATGCAGAggcaaatgaaatgaaaaccgtttcagtgatggagggagatttcAACACACACAGT CTCACAACTCCTAAAATTGTCAGAAAATATCAACCATGTTCTCCAGAAAGATCAGCAAGGTCCAAATGTGTGTTGGAGTGTTCAGCGAGGAATGCTCCGGATGCGACTCTAACCTGGTATAACGGAAGCAGTGTCTTCTCCATCATCAAAATCTCTAACCTTAACATTGACCCCTCTCTAtgtctggaggtggaatatcaggataaaaacacctataACTGTGTGCTCAGTAATCTCATCAGCAGCCGGACCAAACATCTCAACATCAATGAACTCTGTCAGTCATGTTCAC ctacaacacacacacaggtgtcagtgaaggagggagattctgtcactctGCACAGTAATTTTACAAACATACAGCTTAAGGATCAAATACTGTGGATGTTTGGACCTCGTGAGTTTCTCATTGCTGAAATCCTTAAAACACATGTCTACATATTTGGCTATGATGATAATGGGAGATTAATAGACAGACTTCAGCTCGACAGTCAAACTGGAGATCtcaccatcacaaacaccagcaaaGAAATCTCTGGAGTCTATAAACTACAGATCAACAATGAATCTTCCACCTGCTGGAGTTTCAATGTCACTGTTTGTG AACCTCTGCCCAGTCCTCATATTTCCAATCACTCTACTCATTGTCCCTCGTCAGGCTCAGAATGTGTGCTGGAATGTTCAGTGGAGAATGTGACTAACGTTAATCTCTCCTGGTAcgaaggaaacagtttattgtccaacatCATTGTATCTGATGTCAACTATTTATGTCTGAATCTGGATTATAAGGATAACGGCAACTACAGCTGTGTGGTCTCCAATTCATTCATCAACGAGACTAAAAATCTCATCATCAGTGAACTTTGTTCAG AACAGAACAATAATCACATTGTGGAGATATGCCTGGGTGCTCTTGCtcttgttattgttattgtcaGTGTAGGTGTGGGATTCTGTTTACACAAACATAGACAAACAAGTCAAAAAG ATGCTGGGTGTCAAACTGCGACCAGTCAAAATTCCCCACCAG agGCATCCAATAATGCCACAGACAGCAACACTGGAAATGAGCAACAACCTTTGATTGACAGATTACCCTTACAATCCATCCCTTTGTGTTGCACACATTTACAAAGCACACATcaggatttataa